The following proteins are co-located in the Engraulis encrasicolus isolate BLACKSEA-1 chromosome 2, IST_EnEncr_1.0, whole genome shotgun sequence genome:
- the pigq gene encoding phosphatidylinositol N-acetylglucosaminyltransferase subunit Q — MVLKIFFPQCCNKADSGLLVGRWLPGQNSAVVLAVVHYPFIPSHVKKYLSDLCKQSEVELTVLGSWSMPKEGQEGMDSFLKDLSTIFPHTRWLQVSREVGKRGFACDVVNNEGGSIFSDKPKLKPKVANGSSSSCSGKEDTGSCGDDDEDEDEGDDGKEKIIFIHYDQRKVMLSQLHPVHAVVPENKADASELRAMFQTVAGSQPLFVLDRYDDGPLKTTHWQSDGREASIIVELLKQGSVPTCFLITWMLSLWHWVCNIRILNSRPAQFISSKLSTCVQLGYRTEHLQTVASTKKATEHMDFMRKANILVSFLVDMALGLLLVSWLYRENRIGTLANTLVPVADRVAKELQELLQWLMGAPAGLKMNKALDEVLGRFFLYHIHLWISYIHLMSPFIEMILWYVGLSACLGLTFALSVLSDIVALLTFHIYCFYVYGARLYCLKIYGLASLWRLFRGKKWNVLRQRVDSCSYDLDQLFIGTLLFTILLFLLPTTALYYLVFTLLRLVVVLFQGLVHLSVDLINSFPLFAMALRVCRPYRLAEGVKFRVLTQEPGTPLHLLMEINPIKCSTVVQCYRLPTYSCYPKDSWGALCKKLFLGELIYPWRHKGTKAD; from the exons ATGGTTCTGAAGATCTTCTTTCCCCAATGCTGCAACAAGGCCGACAGCGGCCTCCTTGTAGGCCGCTGGTTGCCTGGCCAGAACTCGGCCGTGGTGCTGGCCGTGGTCCACTACCCCTTCATCCCCAGCCATGTGAAGAAGTACCTGAGTGATCTGTGCAAGCAGTCGGAGGTGGAGCTGACAGTGCTGGGCTCCTGGAGCATGCCCAAGGAGGGCCAGGAGGGAATGGACAGCTTCCTGAAGGACCTCAGCACCATCTTTCCGCACACGCGCTGGCTCCAGGTCAGCCGCGAAGTCGGCAAGAGAGGCTTCGCCTGCGACGTGGTCAACAATGAGGGAGGAAGCATCTTCTCTGATAAACCCAAACTTAAACCCAAAGTGGCTAATGGAAGCAGTAGCAGCTGCAGTGGGAAAGAGGATACTGGCAGTTGcggagatgatgatgaggatgaggatgagggtgaTGATGGTAAGGAGAAGATCATCTTCATCCACTATGACCAGCGTAAGGTCATGTTGTCACAGCTGCATCCTGTCCATGCCGTTGTGCCCGAGAACAAAGCAGACGCGTCGGAGCTCAGAGCGATGTTCCAGACTGTAGCCGGGAGCCAGCCACTCTTCGTCCTAGACAG GTACGATGACGGGCCGCTAAAGACTACGCACTGGCAGTCTGATGGCCGGGAAGCCAGCATCATAGTGGAGCTGCTCAAGCAGGGATCAGTCCCCACCtgcttcctcatcacatggatgCTGTCTCTGTGGCACTGGGTCTGCAACATCAG AATACTTAATTCCCGTCCTGCACAGTTCATTTCCAGCAAGCTCTCCACTTGTGTGCAGTTAGGATACAGGACAGAGCATCTTCAAACCGTGGCGTCTACAAAGAAAGCCACAGAGCACATGGACTTCATGAG GAAAGCCAACATATTAGTGTCCTTCCTTGTGGACATGGCTTTGGGACTGCTGCTAGTGTCTTGGCTGTACAGAGAGAATCGCATTGGCACACTTGCTAATACACTGGTACCAGTTGCAGAT cgTGTGGCCAAGGAGCTCCAGGAGCTGCTGCAGTGGCTGATGGGAGCTCCGGCGGGGCTGAAGATGAACAAGGCCCTGGACGAGGTGCTGGGCAGGTTCTTCCTCTACCACATCCACCTCTGGATCA GCTACATCCATCTGATGTCTCCCTTCATCGAGATGATCCTGTGGTATGTGGGCCTCTCCGCCTGCCTGGGCTTGACCTTTGCCCTCTCCGTGCTGTCGGACATAGTGGCCCTGCTGACCTTCCACATCTACTGTTTCTATGTATACGGAGCCAG GCTGTACTGCCTGAAGATCTACGGGCTGGCCTCCCTCTGGCGTCTCTTCCGGGGCAAGAAGTGGAACGTGCTGCGGCAACGCGTGGACTCCTGCTCCTATGACCTGGACCAG CTGTTCATTGGCACACTGCTGTTCACCATCCTGCTTTTCCTGCTGCCCACTACAGCCCTCTACTACCTCGTCTTCACCCTG cttcgtctggtggtggtgttgttccaGGGCCTGGTTCACCTCAGTGTTGACCTCATTAATTCCTTCCCGCTGTTTGCCATGGCCTTACGTGTCTGTCGGCCGTACAGACTAGCAG AGGGAGTGAAGTTTCGAGTGTTGACACAGGAACCAGGGActcctcttcacctcttaatGGAG aTCAACCCTATAAAGTGCAGCACGGTGGTGCAATGCTACCGGTTACCAACCTACAGCTGCTACCCGAAGGACTCGTGGGGGGCCCTGTGCAAGAAGCTCTTCCTCGGGGAGCTCATCTACCCCTGGAGGCACAAGGGCACCAAGGCCGACTGA